From a single Streptomyces sp. 1331.2 genomic region:
- the serC gene encoding phosphoserine transaminase — translation MAQIQIPADIKPADGRFGCGPSKVRPEALRALAATQTSLLGTSHRQAPVKNVVKRVREGVSSLFSLPEGYEVVLGNGGSTAFWDIAAFGLVREKSQHLDFGEFSSKFASSVKAAPWLAEPSVIKTAPGTHPLPVAEAGVDVYGLTHNETSTGVAMPIRRPAGADEGSLVLVDATSGAGGLPVDITETDVYYFAPQKSFASEGGLWLATFSPAALERAAEIAGSGRYIPPFFSLPTAIDNSSKDQTYNTPSIATLFLLADQLEWLNGNGGLDWAVARTADSSSRLYSWAEKSAFATPFVANPAERSQVVGTIDFDESVDAAAVAKALRANGIVDTEPYRKLGRNQLRIAMFPAIDPADVEALTHCIDYVVEQL, via the coding sequence GACATCAAGCCCGCAGACGGCCGTTTCGGCTGCGGACCGTCCAAGGTGCGCCCCGAGGCCCTGAGGGCCCTCGCCGCCACCCAGACCTCCCTGCTCGGCACCTCGCACCGCCAGGCCCCGGTCAAGAACGTGGTCAAGCGCGTGCGCGAGGGCGTGAGCAGCCTGTTCTCGCTGCCGGAGGGCTACGAAGTCGTCCTCGGCAACGGCGGCTCCACCGCCTTCTGGGACATCGCCGCCTTCGGCCTGGTGCGGGAGAAGTCCCAGCACCTGGACTTCGGCGAGTTCTCCTCGAAGTTCGCCTCCTCGGTCAAGGCCGCCCCGTGGCTGGCCGAGCCGAGCGTGATCAAGACCGCCCCGGGCACCCACCCGCTGCCGGTCGCCGAGGCCGGTGTGGACGTCTACGGGCTGACCCACAACGAGACCTCGACCGGCGTCGCGATGCCGATCCGTCGCCCGGCCGGCGCGGACGAGGGCTCGCTGGTCCTGGTGGACGCCACCTCGGGCGCCGGCGGCCTGCCGGTGGACATCACCGAGACGGACGTCTACTACTTCGCCCCGCAGAAGTCCTTCGCCTCCGAGGGCGGCCTCTGGCTGGCCACGTTCTCCCCGGCCGCCCTGGAGCGCGCCGCCGAGATCGCCGGCTCCGGCCGCTACATCCCGCCGTTCTTCTCGCTGCCGACGGCCATCGACAACTCGTCGAAGGACCAGACGTACAACACCCCGTCGATCGCCACCCTCTTCCTGCTGGCCGACCAGCTGGAGTGGCTGAACGGCAACGGCGGGCTGGACTGGGCGGTCGCCCGTACGGCCGACTCCTCGTCCCGGCTGTACTCCTGGGCCGAGAAGTCCGCCTTCGCCACCCCCTTCGTGGCGAACCCGGCGGAGCGCTCCCAGGTGGTCGGCACCATCGACTTCGACGAGTCGGTGGACGCCGCGGCCGTCGCCAAGGCACTGCGTGCCAACGGCATCGTGGACACCGAGCCGTACCGCAAGCTGGGCCGCAACCAGCTGCGGATCGCGATGTTCCCGGCGATCGACCCGGCGGACGTCGAGGCGCTCACCCACTGCATCGACTACGTGGTCGAGCAGCTCTGA